In Rhizobium sp. CIAT894, the following are encoded in one genomic region:
- a CDS encoding ABC transporter permease, with product MALLEQRTPAASKADERVKQVSFLTHMMRRPELGAVAGLVLVIVFFFLTADSTMFSLSGLMTIMAPASQLGILAIAAALLMIGGEFDLSIGSMVAFAGLIFGVILTNFGQPLSVAIVMTMLFAAFMGAINGQIVIHTRLPSFIVTLAFLFILRGLTLVGLKWATGGSTQLRGIGDHVKDSPLLGLFSGDALKGPFVWLADHDLIDKFPNGLPKVTGIPVSVLWFVVLALAATWVLLRTRTGNWIFAAGGDPNAARNSGVPVHRVKTGLFALTACAAALVAIITVLDAGSTDARRGFQKEFEAIIAAVIGGCLLTGGYGSAIGAFFGAIIFGSVSIGLTYTKFDSDWFQVFLGSMLLLAVLFNNFIRRKVTGER from the coding sequence ATGGCTTTGCTTGAGCAGAGAACGCCGGCCGCATCGAAGGCCGATGAGCGCGTCAAACAAGTGAGTTTCCTGACGCACATGATGCGGCGGCCCGAACTGGGTGCTGTCGCCGGCCTTGTCCTCGTCATCGTGTTTTTCTTTCTTACCGCAGATTCGACGATGTTCTCCCTTTCGGGCCTGATGACCATCATGGCACCGGCATCGCAACTGGGAATCCTCGCCATTGCAGCGGCACTGCTCATGATCGGCGGCGAGTTCGATCTGTCGATCGGCTCGATGGTGGCTTTCGCAGGCCTGATCTTCGGAGTCATCCTGACCAATTTCGGTCAACCGCTTTCGGTTGCCATCGTCATGACGATGCTGTTTGCGGCGTTCATGGGCGCGATCAATGGGCAAATCGTCATCCACACTCGCCTGCCGTCGTTCATCGTGACCCTGGCATTTCTCTTCATCCTGCGCGGATTGACCCTCGTCGGTCTGAAATGGGCCACCGGCGGCTCGACGCAGCTTCGCGGCATCGGCGACCATGTGAAGGACAGTCCGCTGCTCGGGCTCTTTTCCGGCGATGCGCTGAAGGGCCCATTCGTCTGGCTTGCAGATCACGATCTGATCGACAAGTTCCCGAACGGCCTGCCGAAAGTCACCGGCATCCCGGTGTCGGTCCTGTGGTTCGTCGTGCTTGCCCTGGCTGCAACATGGGTCCTGCTGCGCACCCGCACAGGCAACTGGATCTTCGCGGCCGGCGGCGATCCGAATGCAGCAAGAAACTCAGGCGTCCCCGTCCATAGGGTGAAAACCGGCCTGTTCGCGTTGACGGCGTGCGCCGCCGCGCTGGTCGCCATCATCACCGTGCTTGATGCCGGCTCGACCGATGCCCGACGCGGTTTTCAGAAAGAGTTCGAGGCGATCATCGCCGCCGTCATTGGTGGATGCCTGCTCACGGGTGGCTATGGCTCGGCAATCGGCGCCTTCTTCGGAGCGATCATCTTCGGCTCGGTTTCCATTGGCCTGACCTATACC
- a CDS encoding sugar ABC transporter substrate-binding protein, translated as MKLGLKALFAGAAVAVALMGSSVVVNAADIRIVAVTHGQANDPFWSVVKNGVNAAAKDIGISVDYRAPETFDMVSMGQLIDAAINQKPDGLIVSIPDASALGPSIKKAVAAGIPVISINSGSDVSKELGALLHVGQDEYTAGKAAGAKLHELGGKEGLCVNQEVGNVALDLRCKGFADGFGAKVTVLPVSNDPADVRAKVKAALSSNAAVDTVMALGAGTAGEPSLAAVEDVGMTGKINVATFDLSADFLKAVADGKAAFAIDQQQFLQGYLPVVFLANYAKYGLIPGGNVPSGPNLITKEKAAQVVDLSAKGIR; from the coding sequence ATGAAATTAGGTTTGAAAGCGCTTTTCGCAGGCGCCGCCGTCGCTGTTGCGCTGATGGGCTCTTCGGTGGTTGTCAACGCGGCGGACATTCGCATCGTTGCCGTCACCCACGGCCAGGCCAATGACCCGTTCTGGTCCGTGGTCAAGAACGGCGTCAACGCGGCCGCTAAGGATATCGGCATCAGCGTCGACTATCGGGCGCCGGAAACATTCGACATGGTCTCGATGGGGCAGCTCATCGATGCGGCCATCAATCAGAAGCCTGACGGGCTTATCGTCTCCATTCCGGACGCCTCGGCGCTCGGTCCGTCGATCAAGAAGGCCGTGGCCGCCGGCATTCCGGTTATTTCCATCAACTCGGGATCGGATGTTTCGAAGGAGTTGGGAGCGCTTCTGCATGTCGGCCAGGACGAATACACCGCGGGCAAGGCCGCCGGTGCGAAGCTGCATGAACTGGGCGGCAAGGAAGGCTTGTGCGTCAACCAGGAGGTCGGCAATGTCGCGCTCGATCTGCGCTGCAAGGGCTTTGCCGACGGTTTTGGCGCCAAGGTCACGGTTCTGCCCGTCAGCAACGATCCGGCCGACGTCCGCGCAAAGGTCAAGGCGGCGCTGAGTTCGAATGCCGCTGTCGATACCGTCATGGCGCTCGGCGCCGGCACCGCCGGCGAGCCGTCTCTGGCGGCTGTCGAGGATGTTGGAATGACCGGCAAGATCAATGTCGCGACCTTCGACCTCTCGGCAGATTTCCTGAAGGCCGTGGCCGACGGCAAGGCAGCCTTCGCGATCGATCAGCAGCAGTTCCTGCAGGGCTATCTGCCGGTCGTATTCCTGGCCAACTACGCCAAATACGGGCTGATCCCAGGCGGCAACGTTCCGTCCGGGCCGAACCTGATTACCAAGGAAAAGGCTGCCCAGGTTGTGGATCTCTCCGCCAAGGGCATTCGCTAA